In Euphorbia lathyris chromosome 10, ddEupLath1.1, whole genome shotgun sequence, a single genomic region encodes these proteins:
- the LOC136208091 gene encoding B3 domain-containing transcription factor VRN1-like: MAIFMKKFLLSSQKKIPTKFVKLYGKELSSAATLTGPNGRKWAVELENIDGKLWFHNGWHEFVDYYSIRAGHLLVFEYEGESNFYVRVFDLRVSEVSYPCHSSGSLQKPCLDNQVQFNESELTTPPCEVVLPILGEAGPVTRRRKQRTDSNEPKQKTRQRFDKVSCPGIASETCTRRWRSWTKEEKEGAIRVAEMYKPDNPFFKVILRPSYVYRGFLLHIPTIFARKYLSSFSEIITLEVSKGKKWPVRCVSENGKAKLSKGWTEFVWGNRLEEGDVCVFELINMKDAMKVTIFRSQPKGRVLCCAND, from the exons ATGGCTATCTTCATGAAGAAATTTTTGTTGAGCAGCCAGAAG AAAATCCCAACAAAGTTTGTGAAGTTATATGGGAAAGAACTCTCTTCTGCTGCTACACTTACCGGACCCAATGGCCGTAAATGGGCAGTGGAACTCGAAAATATTGACGGCAAGTTATGGTTTCATAATGGTTGGCATGAATTTGTAGACTACTACTCTATTCGTGCTGGACATCTCCTTGTTTTCGAATATGAAGGGGAGTCGAACTTTTATGTCCGTGTATTTGATTTGAGAGTTAGCGAGGTAAGCTATCCATGTCATTCATCCGGGAGTTTGCAAAAACCATGTCTTGATAACCAAGTGCAATTCAATGAGAGCGAGCTTACAACTCCTCCTTGTGAAGTTGTTTTGCCTATATTAGGAGAAGCAGGACCGGTAACCAgaagaagaaaacagagaaCTGATTCTA ATGAACCTAAGCAAAAAACCAGACAGAGATTCGACAAAGTATCTTGTCCGGGAATTGCTTCAGAAACTTGTACAAGGAGATGGAGAAGTTggacaaaagaagaaaaagagggaGCAATTCGTGTTGCTGAAATGTACAAGCCTGATAATCCCTTTTTCAAGGTCATCTTGCGACCTTCTTATGTATATAGGGGATTCCTTCTG CACATCCCTACAATCTTTGCTCGGAAATATTTGTCGTCATTCTCAGAAATCATCACACTTGAGGTTTCTAAAGGAAAAAAGTGGCCGGTCAGGTGTGTTTCTGAGAATGGGAAAGCTAAATTGTCCAAAGGGTGGACCGAATTTGTATGGGGGAACAGATTGGAGGAAGGAGATGTCTGTGTGTTTGAGCTGATTAATATGAAGGATGCTATGAAAGTAACCATATTTCGG TCCCAGCCAAAAGGTAGAGTCTTGTGTTGTGCAAATGACTGA